The sequence CGGACTGGCGCTTCTCCAAATTAGAAGCGTAGACCGAGAAAGATAACATCATAAAGCCAGCAATAATGCTGGCTTTAACGGGGAGTCGAGTGCTCACTAGGTAACAACTACTCTTTAACGTGGATTAAGGGCTTGCCCGTCATCTCTGCTGGAATGGATTCACCCATTAGGTGCAGAATTGTTGGGGCGACATCGCTCAGTTTACCGCCTTTATCAATGGTGGCATCGCGGCCAACAAACACAAAGGGCACAAGTTCACTGGTGTGCGCTGTATGGGCTTGACCCGTGGTTTCGTCGGTCATTTGCTCGGCGTTGCCATGGTCTGCGGTAATAATACATTCACCGCCCACTTTTGCCAGCGCTTCAACCACTCGGCCGATACAGGCATCAACGGCTTCACAGGCTTTAACCGCGGCGTCAAAGTTGCCTGTGTGGCCAACCATATCACCATTCGGGTAGTTACAGATAATCACATCGTATTTAGTTGACTCAATCGCCGCAACTAACTTGTCGGTCAGCTCGGTTGAGCTCATCTCAGGTTGCAGATCGTAGGTCGCCACTTTAGGGGAGTTGATCAGAATGCGATCCTCCCCGTTAAATGGCTCTTCCTTACCGCCGTTGAAGAAGAAGGTTACATGGGCGTATTTTTCAGTTTCGGAGATACGTAACTGAGTACGGCCGCGATTTTGTAGCACTTCACCTAAGGTATTAACTAGGTTGTCAGACGGGTAGGCAATCGGCGCTTTGATATCGGCGGCGTATTCCGTCAGGGTGACAAAGTTAACCTTTGGCGTTACCGCACGTGCAAAGCCGTCAAACTCTGGATTGATAAAGCTGCGGGTGATTTGGCGGGCACGGTCGGCACGGAAGTTCATAAATATCAGTGCATCACCATCTTGCAAGGTCGCAACTTGGCCGTTGGCATCGGTAATTGCCGATGAAGACACAAACTCATCGTTCTCATCGCGGCTGTAGGCGGCTTCTAATGCAGTAACAGCGTTGTCGTATTGGAATTTTGACTTGCCTTGGGTGATTAAATCGTAGGCTTGTGAGACGCGGTCCCAGCGGTTATCGCGATCCATGGCAAAGTAACGGCCGATGATCGAGGCGATTCGGCCATGGCCTAATGTAGTAAACAGATCATCAAAATGACTTAGGCTACTTTTGGCGCTACGCGGTGGCGTGTCACGACCGTCTAAAAAGGCATGTAAATACACTTTAGTGGCACCGCGAGCAACCGCCATCCGGCACATGGCTTCGATATGCTCTTCATGGCTGTGTACGCCACCGGGTGAGAGCAAGCCCATAATGTGCACCGCACCGCCGGTTTTAACTGCTGCGTCTACGGCATCGCATAGGGCGGGATTTTGTTCAAACTCATGATCCGCAATGGCTTTACTGATGCGGGTCAACTCTTGGTAAACGATTCGGCCAGAACCTAAGTTGATATGGCCTACTTCAGAGTTCCCCATCTGTCCATCGGGCAAGCCTACATCTAAGCCGGAGCCAGAAATTAAACCATGGGCATATTGGGCGTTGAGACGGTCGAGTACTGGCGTATTCGCGTGGTAAACCGCATTCATATGCGTATTTTCACGGTAACCCCAGCCATCGAGGATCAACAACGCGATTGGACGTTTAGTTGTCGTCATGGTGATACCTTTAAAGTTTAAGGAAGCTAAAGAAATCTGAAATTGGTTAAATATTACTACGTAAGCGGGGTACGAAAAAGCGCTTTACCTAGATTAAGGTCATCGAATGGCTATTTCAGCGGATTCTGTGAGCCTTGGGATAATCCTGATGGCGCAAGGGCTGGGCTGTGTTCTAGAACTGTGACTAAACTGCTGCAATCTGCCATGGCAATGGGTATACTCTGAGCCCTTATCGAATTTTCCCCATTTATACGGGCTGTAACCATGCAAGAATATATCGAATTTTTTAAGGCTCACACTCTGCTAAGTCTGGCTTGGGTGGGTTTGTTTGTAATGCTTGTGGTCAGTGTGATCAAATCGAGCTTCTCTAAAATCAAAAATGTCACTCATCAAGAACTCACTATTATGGTGAACAGACAAGACGCCAAAGTCGTGGATGTGCGTTCTAATGATGATTTCCGTAAGGGCCATATTGTTGGTGCAGTTAACGTTACGCTCGCGGATATTAAAAATAATCAGGTTTCAGCCCTTGAAAAGTTTAAAGGTAGTCCCATTATACTGGTATGCAATGCTGGCATGACCTCGTCTCAAGCGGCTCAGCTTTTAAGTAAACAAGGTTTTGAAAACCTGTATAACTTGAAAGGTGGTATGGGTGAATGGCAGGCAGCCAATATGCCTGTTTCAAAAAGCAAAAGATAAGTTGTCGGCGGCAGTTATGCGCAGTGCTGCATAGTCAACGAATTGTGCAGCCATAGCGTCATCATTGTTTGGCATACTAATCCTGCGGTCACTAAGGGCTTAAATTAAGTATTTAGATTGACTTCAAAAGTACCCCGTTAAGGGAGCGTTGGGACGGTACTGAGATCTCATACAGGCATCAAAGCACAAGCCCGAGCGAAATAGACAAATAAGCCAGCCATGAAAGCGCTGGCATAACATTGATAGGATAGGTAGGAAATTATGGCTGAAGTAGCAAACAACGAACAACAAGCCCCACAATTCAACATCCAACGTGTTTACACTAAAGATGTTTCTTTCGAAACACCTAACAGCCCAGCGGTATTCCAAAAAGAATGGAATCCAGAAGTTAAGTTAGATTTAGACACTCGCAGCGCTAAATTAGCCGATGACGTGTATGAAGTGGTTCTGTCTTTGACTGTGACTGCACAAAACGGCGGCGAAACTGCATTCCTGTGTGAAGTACAGCAAGCAGGTATCTT comes from Shewanella oneidensis MR-1 and encodes:
- the gpmM gene encoding 2,3-bisphosphoglycerate-independent phosphoglycerate mutase, producing the protein MTTTKRPIALLILDGWGYRENTHMNAVYHANTPVLDRLNAQYAHGLISGSGLDVGLPDGQMGNSEVGHINLGSGRIVYQELTRISKAIADHEFEQNPALCDAVDAAVKTGGAVHIMGLLSPGGVHSHEEHIEAMCRMAVARGATKVYLHAFLDGRDTPPRSAKSSLSHFDDLFTTLGHGRIASIIGRYFAMDRDNRWDRVSQAYDLITQGKSKFQYDNAVTALEAAYSRDENDEFVSSSAITDANGQVATLQDGDALIFMNFRADRARQITRSFINPEFDGFARAVTPKVNFVTLTEYAADIKAPIAYPSDNLVNTLGEVLQNRGRTQLRISETEKYAHVTFFFNGGKEEPFNGEDRILINSPKVATYDLQPEMSSTELTDKLVAAIESTKYDVIICNYPNGDMVGHTGNFDAAVKACEAVDACIGRVVEALAKVGGECIITADHGNAEQMTDETTGQAHTAHTSELVPFVFVGRDATIDKGGKLSDVAPTILHLMGESIPAEMTGKPLIHVKE
- a CDS encoding rhodanese-like domain-containing protein — translated: MQEYIEFFKAHTLLSLAWVGLFVMLVVSVIKSSFSKIKNVTHQELTIMVNRQDAKVVDVRSNDDFRKGHIVGAVNVTLADIKNNQVSALEKFKGSPIILVCNAGMTSSQAAQLLSKQGFENLYNLKGGMGEWQAANMPVSKSKR
- the secB gene encoding protein-export chaperone SecB encodes the protein MAEVANNEQQAPQFNIQRVYTKDVSFETPNSPAVFQKEWNPEVKLDLDTRSAKLADDVYEVVLSLTVTAQNGGETAFLCEVQQAGIFSIAGLTEPQLAHSLGAYCPNILFPYAREAVGSLVGRGTFPQLNLAPVNFDALFAQYVQQRQAAAAEEANA